One region of Streptomyces davaonensis JCM 4913 genomic DNA includes:
- a CDS encoding ROK family protein, with protein MYILAGRRTGAGMIVGGRLHRGPNGAAGEIGNLRLLGWCDAPGDLEAHGADAEAVFSAAPSDLEAADAVRAYASALANGISALVLTPTPTSSSSADSPARATRFCNRCATG; from the coding sequence GTGTACATCCTCGCCGGCCGGCGCACCGGTGCCGGGATGATCGTCGGCGGACGGCTGCACCGGGGTCCGAACGGCGCCGCCGGCGAGATCGGGAACCTGCGCCTGCTGGGCTGGTGCGACGCCCCCGGCGACCTGGAGGCCCACGGTGCCGACGCCGAGGCCGTGTTCAGCGCCGCGCCGAGCGACCTCGAGGCCGCCGACGCCGTACGCGCCTACGCGTCCGCCCTCGCCAACGGCATCTCGGCCCTCGTCCTTACCCCGACCCCGACCTCGTCGTCATCGGCGGACTCTCCCGCGCGGGCGACCAGATTCTGCAACCGCTGCGCGACCGGGTGA
- a CDS encoding acyl-CoA synthetase, whose translation MRDQGLGSWPARRARMAPEATAVVHDGGSLSYGELAARVTRLAHALRALGVGHGDRVAYLGANHPALAETLFASNVLGAVFVPLNTRLAAPELAFILGDSGATVLVFGAELTDTVDAFRADVEVKHYVEVGSAYEELLANAPDDPLDETVGLDEVCMIQYTSGTSGRPKGVMLTHANIAWNCFNILLDVDIASDDVALVVAPMFHTAALNTVFLPGFLKGGTSVLMRGFAPERVLDVIAEHRVTRMFGVPAMYQAMARSSRWATADLSSIRILMCAAAPVPKALIHTYQDRGLTFLQAYGLTETAPAALGLRAPDSIRKAGSAGTPCFFTDVRVVRPDLTDVAPGEVGEVIIAGLNVMKGYWQWPEATKDAFVEESWFRSGDAATVDEEGYVTIVDRIKDMYISGGENVYPAEVEQLLYQHPAVAECAVIGVPDERWGEVGRALVVPRAGADVSPDDIMDSLSGRLARYKLPKSVVLVDALPRNATGKILKARLRSQYGSLSDRGAEEA comes from the coding sequence ATGCGCGATCAAGGGCTCGGCTCGTGGCCCGCGCGGCGTGCCCGCATGGCACCGGAGGCCACCGCCGTCGTGCACGACGGTGGATCCCTGTCCTACGGAGAGCTGGCCGCGCGCGTGACGCGGCTCGCGCACGCCCTGCGTGCCCTGGGGGTCGGCCACGGCGACCGGGTGGCCTACCTCGGCGCGAACCATCCGGCCCTGGCGGAAACCCTGTTCGCCTCGAACGTGCTGGGCGCCGTCTTCGTCCCGCTCAACACCCGCCTCGCGGCACCTGAGTTGGCCTTCATCCTGGGCGACTCGGGAGCGACGGTGCTGGTGTTCGGGGCCGAACTCACCGACACCGTCGACGCGTTCAGGGCCGACGTCGAGGTGAAGCACTACGTCGAGGTGGGGAGCGCGTACGAGGAGCTGCTGGCGAACGCACCCGACGACCCCCTGGACGAGACGGTCGGCCTCGATGAGGTGTGCATGATCCAGTACACCTCCGGCACCAGCGGCCGTCCCAAGGGGGTCATGCTCACCCACGCCAACATCGCCTGGAACTGCTTCAACATCCTGCTGGACGTGGACATCGCCTCCGACGACGTCGCTCTGGTGGTGGCACCGATGTTCCACACCGCCGCCCTCAACACCGTCTTCCTGCCGGGCTTCCTCAAAGGAGGGACGTCGGTGCTGATGCGCGGTTTCGCCCCGGAACGGGTGCTCGACGTCATCGCCGAGCACCGGGTGACGAGGATGTTCGGCGTGCCCGCGATGTACCAGGCCATGGCCCGGTCTTCGCGGTGGGCGACGGCCGATCTGTCGTCGATCCGGATCCTGATGTGCGCGGCGGCACCCGTACCCAAGGCTCTCATCCACACATACCAGGACCGTGGCCTGACCTTCCTCCAGGCGTACGGCCTGACCGAGACCGCTCCCGCCGCGCTGGGCCTGCGAGCACCGGACAGCATCCGCAAGGCCGGCTCGGCCGGCACACCCTGCTTCTTCACCGACGTACGCGTGGTGCGGCCCGACCTCACCGATGTCGCACCGGGCGAGGTCGGCGAGGTGATCATCGCGGGCCTCAACGTGATGAAGGGCTACTGGCAGTGGCCCGAAGCGACCAAGGACGCCTTTGTCGAAGAAAGTTGGTTCCGCTCCGGAGACGCGGCCACTGTCGACGAGGAGGGGTACGTCACGATCGTCGACCGGATCAAGGACATGTACATCTCCGGCGGGGAGAACGTCTATCCGGCCGAGGTCGAGCAACTCCTCTACCAGCATCCCGCGGTCGCCGAATGCGCGGTGATCGGCGTACCCGACGAACGATGGGGCGAAGTGGGCAGAGCGCTGGTCGTGCCCCGCGCGGGCGCCGACGTGTCGCCCGACGACATCATGGACTCCCTGTCCGGCCGACTCGCCAGGTACAAGCTCCCCAAGTCGGTCGTCCTCGTCGACGCCCTCCCCCGCAACGCCACCGGCAAGATCCTCAAGGCCCGCCTGCGCAGCCAGTACGGCTCCCTGTCAGACCGCGGCGCCGAGGAGGCATGA
- the ychF gene encoding redox-regulated ATPase YchF, whose protein sequence is MSLTIGIVGLPNVGKSTLFNALTKNDVLAANYPFATIEPNVGVVGVPDPRLAQLAEIFGSQRLLPATVDFVDIAGIVRGASEGEGLGNKFLANIRESDAICQVIRAFKDENVVHVDGKVSPKDDIETINTELILADLQTIEKVLPRLQKESRIKKDVVPKVAAVEAAKEILEKGDTLFSAGIVQGSGNEELLHDLHLLTTKPFLYVFNVDEDELIDDAFKDEQRALVAPAEAIFLNAKLEADLAELDEEDAMELLESVGAEEPGLATLARVGFNTLGLQTYLTAGPKESRAWTIKKGATAPEAAGVIHTDFQKGFIKAEVISFADLVETGSVAEARAKGKARMEGKEYVMQDGDVVEFRFNV, encoded by the coding sequence GTGTCGCTCACGATCGGAATCGTCGGTCTGCCGAATGTCGGCAAGTCGACCCTGTTCAACGCCCTGACCAAGAACGACGTGCTGGCGGCCAACTACCCGTTCGCCACGATCGAGCCCAACGTCGGCGTGGTGGGTGTCCCCGACCCCCGCCTGGCTCAGTTGGCCGAGATCTTCGGCTCCCAGCGCCTCCTCCCGGCGACCGTCGACTTCGTCGACATCGCCGGCATCGTGCGCGGCGCCTCCGAGGGCGAGGGCCTGGGCAACAAGTTCCTGGCGAACATTCGTGAGTCCGACGCGATCTGCCAGGTCATCCGGGCCTTCAAGGACGAGAACGTCGTGCATGTCGACGGCAAGGTCTCGCCGAAGGACGACATCGAGACGATCAACACCGAGCTGATCCTCGCCGACCTCCAGACCATCGAGAAGGTCCTGCCGAGGCTCCAGAAGGAGTCGCGGATCAAGAAGGACGTCGTTCCGAAGGTGGCGGCGGTCGAGGCGGCGAAGGAGATCCTGGAGAAGGGCGACACGCTGTTCTCCGCGGGCATCGTCCAGGGCTCCGGCAACGAGGAGCTCCTGCACGACCTGCACCTCCTCACCACCAAGCCCTTCCTCTACGTCTTCAACGTCGACGAGGACGAGCTGATCGACGACGCGTTCAAGGATGAGCAGCGCGCCCTGGTCGCCCCCGCCGAGGCGATCTTCCTCAACGCCAAGCTGGAGGCGGACCTCGCCGAGCTGGACGAGGAGGACGCCATGGAGCTCCTGGAGTCGGTGGGCGCGGAGGAGCCCGGCCTGGCCACCCTCGCCCGCGTCGGCTTCAACACCCTCGGCCTCCAGACCTACCTCACGGCCGGCCCCAAGGAATCCCGCGCCTGGACCATCAAGAAGGGCGCCACGGCCCCCGAGGCCGCCGGAGTCATCCACACCGACTTCCAGAAGGGCTTCATCAAGGCGGAGGTCATCTCCTTCGCCGACCTGGTGGAGACGGGATCGGTCGCCGAGGCCCGCGCTAAGGGCAAGGCCCGGATGGAGGGCAAGGAGTACGTCATGCAGGACGGGGATGTGGTGGAGTTCCGCTTCAATGTCTAG
- a CDS encoding DUF6542 domain-containing protein, giving the protein MEQHRTRSAQDRPPRGASSLPPQAARGGGEGGSAEQRAAGARTPGPHAPRNGAPAPRRPPAAAPVRRPLGPPAIQAAARRMPNPRLTGLGVGLFCLVLMLALGSLVSLLFGSSLTVYGVLFLPVCVLTAAWVRRADLVTAVIIVPIAFALGLLPVADGGGGGTGDRLMGLFTALATEAGWLYGGTLITGVIVTVRKVRQMRRRVARNRIAG; this is encoded by the coding sequence GTGGAGCAACACAGGACGCGATCTGCCCAGGACCGACCGCCTCGCGGCGCCTCCTCCCTGCCTCCGCAGGCGGCCCGCGGGGGCGGCGAGGGTGGATCGGCAGAACAGCGGGCGGCGGGCGCCCGCACGCCCGGCCCCCACGCCCCCCGCAACGGCGCCCCCGCGCCCCGCCGGCCCCCCGCCGCCGCTCCCGTACGGCGGCCCCTCGGCCCCCCGGCGATCCAGGCCGCCGCACGCCGCATGCCCAACCCCCGGCTCACCGGACTCGGCGTCGGGCTCTTCTGCCTCGTCCTGATGCTCGCGCTCGGCTCGCTGGTCTCGTTGCTGTTCGGCTCGTCGCTCACGGTCTACGGCGTGCTGTTCCTGCCGGTGTGCGTGCTGACCGCCGCCTGGGTGCGCAGGGCCGATCTGGTGACCGCGGTCATCATCGTGCCGATCGCCTTCGCCCTGGGCCTGCTGCCCGTCGCCGACGGCGGTGGCGGTGGGACCGGTGACCGGCTGATGGGCCTGTTCACCGCGCTCGCCACCGAGGCCGGCTGGCTGTACGGCGGCACCCTGATCACCGGCGTGATCGTGACCGTGCGCAAGGTC